The proteins below come from a single Fusobacterium nucleatum genomic window:
- a CDS encoding glycosyltransferase, which translates to MKDKITVIVTLYNRLEYARNMILALQQQTKQIDELIFADDGSSEKLMEYIEDLLVDCNFKIKHVYQNDIGFRLARSRNNGAREASGDYLIFLDQDVIFDNDFIESIYNSRRKKRMIFSEALGSSLEEKNKIQELINTQKFDYKEIYDLVDNTKKVEQDQIVNKEKFYNFLYKLKLRSRGAKIVGLIFSLFKEDFININGLDEKYIGYGYEDDDFGNRFFKYGGETFAFKMKRYPIHMYHKAASPNGSPNEDYYRQRKIEISKKNYRCEYGYDKIFGEDKYKVIEIK; encoded by the coding sequence ATGAAGGATAAAATAACAGTAATAGTAACTCTTTATAATAGATTAGAGTATGCAAGAAATATGATTTTAGCATTACAACAACAAACAAAACAAATAGATGAGCTTATATTTGCTGATGATGGTTCAAGTGAAAAGTTGATGGAATATATAGAAGATTTATTAGTTGACTGTAATTTTAAAATAAAACATGTATACCAAAATGATATAGGTTTTAGACTTGCAAGATCAAGAAATAATGGAGCTAGAGAAGCTAGTGGGGATTATTTAATATTTTTAGATCAAGATGTGATATTTGATAATGATTTTATAGAAAGCATATACAATTCAAGAAGAAAGAAAAGAATGATATTTTCAGAGGCTCTGGGAAGTTCATTAGAAGAAAAAAATAAGATACAAGAGCTTATAAATACTCAAAAATTTGATTATAAAGAAATCTATGATTTAGTTGACAATACAAAAAAAGTAGAGCAAGATCAAATTGTAAATAAAGAAAAATTTTATAACTTTTTATATAAATTAAAATTAAGGTCAAGAGGAGCAAAAATAGTAGGATTAATTTTCTCACTTTTTAAAGAAGATTTTATTAATATAAATGGCTTAGATGAAAAATATATAGGTTATGGTTATGAAGATGATGATTTTGGAAACAGATTTTTTAAATATGGTGGAGAAACTTTTGCTTTTAAAATGAAAAGATATCCTATACATATGTATCATAAAGCTGCAAGCCCAAATGGAAGTCCAAATGAAGATTATTATAGACAAAGAAAAATTGAAATATCAAAGAAAAATTATAGATGTGAATATGGCTATGATAAAATTTTTGGAGAAGATAAATATAAAGTGATAGAAATAAAATAA
- a CDS encoding O-antigen ligase family protein — protein sequence MFYKDKKEILNFLGEWTTYAYIFSAFFNSKINMKIGYLLLIVSFFYICFNRNIIKLVNKKIYGMLLLILVLGSIWNYISANMIGMSKFLNINTRFFYGLAMFPFLLNIKKNRFSILIFLAVNLLSAIYLYNESYVYHLLDDLGRIRAILLIGWIYTLIYTFEKISEDFKKYIFLLSASILPFIALGKSGSRAGALSLFLVIFLYLIFKVFKEKKSIKFVSIIAVIILLTGLFLPKEYKERLKTSFQTTENISNEDRIVMWKAGIEIFKENPIFGIGSYKKGIYPHVQKYVEENVNDEQLRGEFINRDRFAKLHNMYIDFFVQNGILGLLYLVFLFVLIPFEFFKSEKNKESIAAFFSMIFYCSYGLTWSLWSSLGISQALFHTFLIWMLVNLKRKNL from the coding sequence ATGTTTTATAAAGATAAAAAAGAGATACTTAATTTTTTAGGGGAATGGACTACTTATGCTTATATTTTTTCGGCTTTTTTTAATTCCAAAATTAATATGAAAATTGGATATCTTCTCCTAATAGTATCATTTTTTTATATTTGTTTTAATAGGAATATAATAAAATTAGTAAATAAAAAAATATATGGAATGCTTTTATTGATTTTAGTTTTGGGGTCTATTTGGAATTATATCTCAGCTAATATGATTGGAATGAGTAAATTTCTCAATATAAATACTAGGTTTTTTTATGGCCTTGCAATGTTTCCATTTTTGTTGAATATAAAAAAGAATAGATTTAGTATATTGATATTTTTAGCAGTCAATTTACTTAGTGCGATATATCTATATAATGAAAGTTATGTTTATCATTTGCTTGATGATTTAGGTAGAATTAGAGCAATTTTATTGATAGGTTGGATATATACATTAATATATACCTTTGAGAAAATTTCTGAAGACTTTAAAAAATATATTTTTTTACTGTCAGCTTCTATATTGCCCTTTATAGCATTAGGAAAAAGTGGAAGTAGGGCGGGGGCTTTATCATTATTTCTTGTAATTTTTTTATATCTTATTTTTAAAGTATTTAAAGAGAAGAAAAGCATTAAGTTTGTTTCAATAATTGCAGTTATTATATTACTTACAGGATTATTTTTACCTAAAGAATATAAAGAAAGGCTAAAAACTTCATTCCAAACTACTGAAAATATAAGTAATGAAGATAGGATAGTTATGTGGAAGGCTGGAATAGAAATATTTAAAGAAAATCCAATTTTTGGGATAGGAAGTTATAAAAAAGGAATATATCCACATGTTCAAAAATATGTTGAAGAAAATGTAAATGATGAACAATTAAGAGGAGAATTTATTAATAGAGATAGATTTGCAAAACTACATAATATGTATATAGACTTCTTTGTACAGAATGGAATATTAGGATTACTATATTTAGTTTTTTTATTTGTATTGATACCTTTTGAATTTTTTAAATCAGAAAAAAATAAGGAAAGCATTGCAGCTTTTTTCTCTATGATATTTTATTGTTCTTATGGACTTACATGGAGTCTGTGGTCTAGTTTAGGAATAAGCCAAGCTTTATTTCATACATTTTTGATTTGGATGTTAGTAAATTTAAAAAGAAAAAATTTATAA
- a CDS encoding glycosyltransferase family 32 protein: MIEKKIHYVWFGNAKSEKVLKCIESWKKNLPDYEIIEWNEKNFNIEEELKSNKFFRECYNRKLWAFVSDYVRVKVLYNYGGIYLDTDMEIIKDITPLLDADMFLGYENEDTMSFGIVGVIPKHKVFKKMYEFYQNEIWKSPLHIVTSILTEILEKEYHGKYRENNINIYPREYFYPFNHDEEFTKDCITGNTYAIHWWGKSWKKNPKVYFLKYKHLPWWKKYPKHMAKLINYYFKNLFNFRKE; this comes from the coding sequence ATGATAGAAAAAAAAATTCATTATGTATGGTTTGGTAATGCTAAATCTGAAAAAGTTTTAAAGTGCATAGAAAGTTGGAAAAAAAATTTACCAGATTATGAAATAATAGAGTGGAATGAAAAAAATTTTAACATAGAGGAAGAACTAAAAAGTAATAAATTTTTTAGAGAATGTTATAATAGAAAATTATGGGCATTTGTTTCTGATTATGTAAGAGTAAAAGTGTTATATAATTATGGTGGAATATACTTAGATACTGATATGGAAATTATAAAAGATATCACACCTCTTTTAGATGCAGATATGTTTCTTGGATATGAAAATGAAGACACTATGAGCTTTGGCATAGTTGGTGTAATACCAAAACATAAGGTTTTTAAAAAGATGTATGAATTTTATCAAAATGAGATATGGAAATCTCCTTTACATATAGTTACAAGTATATTAACAGAAATTTTAGAAAAAGAATATCATGGTAAATATAGAGAAAATAATATAAATATATATCCAAGAGAATATTTTTATCCATTTAATCATGATGAAGAATTTACTAAGGATTGTATTACAGGAAATACTTATGCTATACATTGGTGGGGAAAAAGCTGGAAAAAAAATCCAAAAGTTTATTTTTTGAAATATAAACATCTACCTTGGTGGAAAAAATATCCAAAACATATGGCTAAGTTAATAAATTATTATTTTAAAAATTTATTTAATTTTAGAAAGGAATAA
- a CDS encoding lipopolysaccharide core heptose(II) kinase RfaY: protein MAELNLKKYKELNIYYYEKEFLDLALKVIDGNYSTCQILKDTKRNYVSVIEIDGKKYVYKEPRNEFRIPQRQFSTFLKKGEALTTLVNINKLINIGFKEFVKPLVAVNKRHYGFIVSSFFIMEFVEGEDNRKNLDMIVEKMKEIHKLGYYHGDFNPGNFLVENKQIHILDTQGKKMFFGNYRAHYDMITMKYDSYDEMIYPYKKNLFYYLAYSMKRFKRLAFIEKIKYFKKKLRDKGWKI from the coding sequence ATGGCTGAGCTAAATTTAAAAAAATATAAAGAATTAAATATTTACTATTATGAAAAAGAATTTTTAGACTTAGCTTTAAAAGTAATAGATGGCAACTATTCTACATGTCAAATTTTAAAAGATACCAAAAGAAATTATGTATCTGTAATAGAAATAGATGGTAAAAAATATGTATACAAAGAACCTAGAAATGAATTTAGAATACCTCAAAGACAATTTTCTACTTTTTTAAAAAAAGGTGAAGCCCTTACAACTTTGGTAAATATAAATAAATTAATAAATATTGGTTTTAAAGAATTTGTTAAACCCTTAGTTGCAGTAAATAAAAGACATTATGGATTTATTGTTTCTTCGTTTTTTATAATGGAGTTTGTAGAAGGTGAAGATAATAGAAAAAATTTAGATATGATAGTGGAAAAGATGAAAGAGATTCATAAACTAGGTTACTATCATGGAGATTTTAATCCTGGGAATTTCTTGGTTGAAAATAAACAAATTCATATTTTAGATACACAAGGAAAAAAAATGTTTTTTGGAAATTATAGAGCTCATTATGATATGATAACAATGAAATATGATTCTTATGATGAGATGATATATCCATATAAAAAGAATTTATTTTACTACTTAGCTTATTCAATGAAAAGATTTAAAAGATTAGCTTTTATCGAAAAAATTAAATATTTTAAGAAGAAATTAAGAGACAAAGGTTGGAAAATTTAA
- a CDS encoding polysaccharide deacetylase family protein: protein MNILILYKNIEDKDIIKDLKNNNVYFLNQKEYSYKKIKELKNKKDIQIIVCIGRNSFLLNIYSYFLNIPVVYTDNMKNIEDIETLLQNKLAYKIRRDLPVLMYHRVIDNKNEIGFYDTYVTKENFEKQMKYLSENNYISLTFKDIQNGEYKKRFDKNKKYVIITFDDGYKDNLKNALPILKKYNMKIVLFLITSESYNKWDTDVENREKEKKFNLMSKEEVKELIASNLVEIGGHTTKHLDMPNVELRTIEEDLKISNKILEEITGYTPISFAYPWGRSTKDVREIVKKEGYKFAVSTEDGPACFSDDLFEIVRVGVYSDDSIEKFALKISGKYPFIREKRNEMKAFRNKIRKFFRIKTK from the coding sequence ATGAATATACTTATTTTATATAAAAATATTGAGGATAAAGATATTATAAAAGATTTAAAAAATAATAATGTTTATTTTTTAAATCAAAAAGAATATTCTTATAAAAAGATTAAAGAATTAAAAAATAAAAAAGATATTCAAATAATTGTATGCATTGGAAGAAATAGTTTTTTATTAAATATCTATTCATATTTTTTAAATATTCCAGTTGTATATACAGATAATATGAAAAATATAGAAGATATTGAAACTTTACTACAAAATAAACTAGCATATAAAATTAGAAGAGATTTACCTGTGTTAATGTATCATAGAGTGATAGATAATAAAAATGAGATAGGCTTTTATGATACTTATGTTACAAAAGAAAATTTTGAAAAACAGATGAAATATTTAAGTGAAAATAATTACATAAGCCTCACTTTTAAAGATATTCAAAATGGAGAGTATAAAAAAAGATTTGACAAAAATAAAAAATATGTAATCATAACTTTTGATGATGGATATAAAGATAATTTAAAAAATGCTTTACCAATATTAAAAAAATATAATATGAAAATAGTTTTATTTTTAATAACTTCTGAAAGTTATAATAAGTGGGATACAGATGTTGAGAATAGAGAGAAAGAAAAAAAATTTAACTTAATGTCAAAAGAAGAAGTCAAAGAATTGATTGCTTCAAATTTAGTTGAAATTGGAGGACATACAACAAAACATTTGGATATGCCTAATGTAGAATTGAGAACAATAGAAGAAGATTTAAAAATTTCAAATAAAATATTGGAAGAAATAACAGGATACACGCCTATCTCTTTTGCATATCCTTGGGGAAGAAGTACAAAGGATGTCAGAGAAATAGTAAAAAAAGAAGGTTATAAATTTGCTGTTTCAACTGAAGATGGACCAGCTTGTTTTTCAGATGATTTATTTGAAATAGTCAGAGTTGGGGTTTATTCAGATGATAGTATAGAAAAGTTTGCATTAAAAATAAGTGGGAAGTATCCATTCATAAGAGAAAAAAGAAATGAAATGAAAGCTTTTAGAAATAAGATAAGGAAATTTTTTAGAATAAAGACAAAATAA
- a CDS encoding DMT family transporter: MDKSYRYGVIAGIFSGITWALYTIINNLITKNTIFNSYIEKMFIPVLVIVFLHDFFSSIWLFFYLWRKKKIFELKKTMKSKNIFLIFLGALFGGPIGMSGYLLGIKYMGASYTASFSSTYLIVGTILSVIFLKEKINLKMIIAVLINMVGIFILNFQINEMDSNKISILGIFSLILCIFGWALEGLIASYILKYKNTDIEPSIAIFIRQLTSTIFYSFLIIPYIKAYNLVFIVLKSNIVFYIALISVIGSLSFFLWYYSMSIIGVARGISLNVSYIIWTIIFEIILFNAKFQLNFIVASILFIVSVILIAMSPEEKYIKELE, encoded by the coding sequence ATGGATAAATCTTACAGATATGGAGTAATTGCAGGAATTTTTTCTGGGATAACTTGGGCTTTATATACAATAATTAATAATTTAATTACTAAAAATACTATTTTTAATTCCTATATAGAAAAAATGTTTATTCCTGTATTGGTAATAGTATTTTTACATGATTTTTTTTCATCAATATGGCTATTTTTCTATTTATGGAGAAAAAAGAAAATTTTTGAATTGAAAAAGACTATGAAATCTAAAAATATATTTTTAATTTTTTTAGGTGCATTATTTGGTGGTCCCATAGGTATGAGTGGCTATCTTTTAGGAATAAAATATATGGGAGCTTCCTATACAGCTTCATTTTCTTCCACATATTTAATTGTAGGAACTATTTTATCAGTAATTTTTTTGAAAGAAAAAATAAACTTAAAGATGATTATAGCTGTACTGATAAACATGGTAGGGATATTTATACTAAATTTTCAAATAAATGAGATGGACTCAAATAAAATCTCTATACTAGGTATATTTTCTTTAATATTGTGTATTTTTGGGTGGGCTTTGGAAGGTTTAATAGCTTCTTATATTTTAAAATATAAGAATACAGATATAGAACCTAGCATTGCTATTTTTATAAGACAATTAACCTCAACAATATTTTATAGTTTTTTGATTATACCGTATATAAAAGCTTATAATTTAGTTTTTATAGTTCTTAAATCCAATATTGTTTTCTATATAGCTTTAATTTCAGTAATAGGTTCTCTATCATTTTTTTTATGGTATTATTCTATGTCTATTATAGGTGTTGCAAGAGGAATTTCTTTAAATGTTAGCTATATTATATGGACTATAATTTTTGAAATAATTTTATTTAATGCAAAATTTCAATTAAATTTTATAGTAGCAAGTATTTTATTTATAGTAAGTGTTATTTTAATTGCTATGTCACCTGAAGAAAAATATATAAAAGAGCTGGAATAA
- a CDS encoding sugar phosphate nucleotidyltransferase yields the protein MNAIIIAAGMGTRLNPLTLSTPKPLIKIFGKPMIEKNIEYLLQEGIEEIVIVTGYMKDMFEYLRDKYKEVKLIYNPKYKEYNNIYSFYLVREFLKDSYILDGDIYLTRNIFKKEIDESKYFSKKINMFNNEWQLLLNNDGKIRKVEIGGSENYIMSGISFFTNKDCQKLKKIVEMYVKDEIKLKKYYWDHIIKENIHEFDIGIEKIQDNIIYEIDNLEELVELDKSYKDMLPINSFQNEIQKLKEILISNLKIDLKDIGDIQFIGGMTNKNYLVEINSKKYVLRKPGEGTESIINRYNEKNNLKLVSKINIDSNLYFFDEKSGIKLSEYINNSEMLTPSNAKYNLEEVAFILKKLHNSQIIFPNIFDPFKEMKRYEELINKEDGKFYKGYFELKKEVFKLKEVLKSFNIELVSCHNDTVPENFLKKGDNLFLIDWEYSGLNDPIWDLAAFSIESNLSDDEEKELLDYYFENSINSTIKIRMEVHKICQDFLWSIWTIFKEMNGVSFGEYGIKRLVSAQKRLEDLKLWINLTDME from the coding sequence ATGAATGCAATAATAATAGCAGCAGGAATGGGAACAAGACTAAATCCTTTAACTTTATCAACTCCAAAGCCTTTGATAAAAATATTTGGAAAACCCATGATAGAAAAGAATATAGAATATCTTTTACAAGAAGGAATAGAAGAGATTGTTATTGTTACAGGTTATATGAAAGATATGTTTGAATATCTTAGAGATAAATACAAAGAAGTAAAGCTTATTTACAATCCTAAATATAAAGAGTACAATAACATCTATTCATTTTATTTAGTAAGAGAATTTTTAAAAGATTCATATATTTTAGATGGTGATATTTACTTAACAAGAAATATTTTTAAAAAGGAAATAGATGAATCAAAATATTTTTCTAAAAAAATAAATATGTTTAATAATGAATGGCAGTTACTATTAAATAATGATGGAAAAATAAGAAAAGTAGAAATAGGTGGTTCAGAAAACTATATTATGTCAGGTATTTCATTTTTTACAAATAAAGATTGTCAAAAATTAAAAAAAATTGTTGAAATGTATGTAAAAGATGAAATAAAATTAAAAAAATATTATTGGGATCATATAATTAAAGAAAATATTCATGAATTTGATATAGGTATTGAAAAAATTCAAGATAATATAATTTATGAAATTGATAATTTAGAAGAGCTCGTTGAGTTGGATAAAAGTTATAAAGATATGTTACCAATTAATTCTTTTCAAAATGAAATACAAAAATTAAAAGAAATCTTAATATCAAACTTAAAAATTGATTTAAAAGATATAGGAGATATACAATTTATTGGAGGAATGACAAATAAAAATTATCTAGTTGAAATAAACTCAAAAAAATATGTTTTGAGAAAGCCTGGAGAAGGAACTGAAAGTATAATAAATAGGTATAATGAAAAGAATAATTTGAAGTTGGTATCAAAAATAAACATAGATTCTAATTTGTATTTTTTTGATGAAAAAAGTGGAATTAAATTATCTGAATATATAAATAATTCAGAAATGTTAACACCTAGCAATGCAAAATATAATTTGGAGGAAGTTGCTTTTATTTTAAAAAAATTACATAATTCTCAAATAATATTTCCAAATATATTTGACCCTTTTAAAGAAATGAAAAGATATGAGGAATTAATAAATAAAGAAGATGGCAAATTCTATAAGGGGTATTTTGAGTTAAAAAAAGAAGTTTTTAAATTAAAAGAAGTTTTAAAATCTTTTAATATAGAATTAGTTTCTTGCCATAATGACACTGTTCCAGAAAATTTTTTGAAAAAAGGAGATAATTTATTTCTGATTGACTGGGAATACTCAGGATTAAATGATCCTATATGGGATTTAGCAGCATTTTCAATAGAGTCTAATTTGTCAGATGATGAAGAAAAAGAACTTTTAGATTATTATTTTGAAAATAGTATAAATTCAACTATTAAAATAAGAATGGAAGTTCATAAGATTTGTCAGGATTTTTTGTGGAGTATATGGACAATATTTAAAGAAATGAATGGAGTTTCTTTTGGAGAATATGGAATAAAAAGATTAGTTAGTGCCCAAAAAAGATTGGAGGACCTAAAATTATGGATAAATCTTACAGATATGGAGTAA